The following proteins are encoded in a genomic region of Ornithinibacillus sp. 4-3:
- a CDS encoding DUF1028 domain-containing protein produces MSMNQKGFEIFANTFSVAGICEKTGAVGAIVTTSAPAVGARVPKCKKGKGVVLSQNMTDPRLASAGMAMLDLGYDAESAVNAMKAVTPYPEYRQLAAVDMSGKSSAYTGEKAFGPYQGQFCGEYVASIGNYLCTPEIPEAMGKHFLEKADLPLAERLISSIEVGFELGGEIGPEHSIALVVYTDYEFPLIDLRADYCDDPLAELKRLWGVWKEEAKIYETNAVEPPKRYKEREEYYESLHAMRKEKE; encoded by the coding sequence ATGAGTATGAATCAGAAAGGTTTTGAAATTTTTGCTAATACGTTTTCAGTGGCGGGGATTTGTGAGAAAACAGGAGCTGTAGGAGCAATTGTTACTACAAGTGCACCTGCAGTAGGGGCCCGTGTACCAAAATGCAAAAAAGGTAAAGGTGTAGTTTTATCACAGAACATGACAGATCCAAGATTAGCAAGTGCTGGAATGGCGATGTTAGATCTCGGATATGATGCAGAGTCAGCTGTTAATGCGATGAAAGCGGTAACACCATATCCGGAGTATCGTCAGCTTGCTGCAGTAGATATGTCAGGTAAATCTTCTGCTTATACAGGAGAGAAAGCATTTGGACCTTATCAAGGGCAATTTTGTGGTGAGTATGTAGCTTCTATTGGAAACTATTTATGTACTCCAGAAATTCCCGAAGCAATGGGTAAACATTTTCTAGAAAAGGCAGATTTACCACTTGCAGAGCGCCTTATCTCTTCTATTGAGGTAGGTTTTGAACTAGGTGGAGAAATCGGCCCAGAACATTCTATCGCATTAGTTGTTTACACAGATTACGAGTTCCCATTAATTGATCTAAGAGCAGATTATTGTGATGATCCTTTAGCAGAGTTAAAGAGATTATGGGGAGTTTGGAAAGAGGAAGCAAAAATATATGAAACAAATGCAGTAGAACCACCTAAACGTTACAAAGAAAGAGAAGAATACTACGAATCTTTACACGCAATGCGTAAGGAGAAAGAATAA
- a CDS encoding ABC transporter substrate-binding protein has translation MKSKFLQVLMLLLVLTLVACNSDSSKNEESNTENENVDLDGEIRIAWNGQPPVLDPHISISDIIANTMRHVYDTLLTIDSEYNVKPSLADSWEVSEDGKTYTFKLREGVTFHNGKELTSEDAVASMNRWKDSLGSRGVFADAIFEEVDKYTLELRLPEPLSVALTVLAYSNGGFAAIMPKEVIENAPEEGINEHIGTGPFQFVEWKQDQYIHLTRYDDYVPREEPADGLFGKKEALVKDLRYFFVPDASTREAGILSGEYDFAHAIPYDSAERLEESDGVVNYTYPGAFLSLHFNKKQGIFQEKEARQGVAKMLELESILKAGYVDPKYYILNHNTMMEYQHTQWYSDAGKDKYNINDPEQGVELLKEAGYDGEELTLLTTRDYDDQYYGAVVIKEQLEQAGVKVNLEIYDWPTLLGKVYEEDAYDMFLMANSIVAEPSSSPYFNPDYSGWPNDPEMDELRMEFRGKMTKEEAMPVYDELQEWLYDYVPAVKIGDYNRVSSARDTIENFQYLDGVIFWNVTKSE, from the coding sequence ATGAAATCAAAGTTTTTACAAGTATTGATGTTGTTATTAGTTCTTACCTTAGTTGCATGTAACTCTGATTCTTCTAAAAATGAAGAATCAAATACAGAAAATGAAAATGTTGATTTAGACGGTGAAATTAGAATCGCGTGGAATGGTCAGCCTCCAGTGCTCGATCCACATATTAGTATTTCTGATATTATTGCAAACACAATGCGTCATGTATATGATACTTTATTGACAATCGACTCTGAGTATAATGTGAAACCATCCTTAGCAGACTCTTGGGAGGTTAGTGAGGACGGTAAAACATATACCTTTAAATTAAGAGAAGGTGTAACATTCCATAATGGGAAGGAATTAACCTCTGAAGATGCTGTAGCTTCAATGAACCGCTGGAAGGATTCATTGGGAAGTAGAGGAGTATTTGCAGATGCAATTTTTGAAGAAGTTGATAAATATACGCTAGAATTACGTTTACCTGAACCATTATCAGTTGCATTAACTGTTTTAGCCTATTCTAATGGTGGATTTGCTGCGATTATGCCTAAGGAAGTTATTGAAAATGCACCAGAAGAAGGTATCAATGAGCATATTGGTACAGGACCCTTCCAATTTGTAGAATGGAAACAAGATCAATATATTCATTTAACAAGATATGATGATTATGTGCCAAGAGAAGAACCTGCAGATGGTTTATTTGGTAAGAAAGAAGCTTTAGTGAAGGATCTTCGTTACTTCTTTGTTCCAGATGCTTCTACACGTGAAGCTGGTATTCTATCTGGAGAATATGATTTTGCTCATGCTATTCCATATGATAGTGCAGAAAGATTGGAAGAATCTGATGGTGTTGTTAACTATACATATCCAGGAGCATTCCTAAGCCTTCATTTCAATAAAAAGCAAGGAATTTTCCAGGAGAAAGAAGCTCGTCAAGGAGTAGCAAAAATGCTTGAGTTAGAAAGTATTTTAAAAGCAGGATATGTTGATCCTAAATACTATATTCTAAATCATAATACGATGATGGAATATCAACATACACAATGGTATAGTGATGCTGGTAAAGACAAGTATAATATTAATGATCCAGAACAAGGTGTGGAGCTATTAAAAGAAGCGGGTTACGATGGAGAGGAATTAACTCTATTAACCACTCGTGATTATGATGACCAATATTATGGTGCAGTTGTAATCAAGGAACAATTAGAACAAGCAGGTGTTAAAGTCAATTTGGAAATCTATGATTGGCCAACACTACTTGGAAAAGTTTATGAAGAAGATGCCTATGACATGTTCTTAATGGCAAATTCCATTGTTGCCGAACCATCCTCAAGCCCATACTTTAATCCAGATTATTCTGGTTGGCCAAATGATCCAGAAATGGACGAGCTAAGAATGGAATTTAGAGGAAAGATGACAAAAGAAGAAGCAATGCCAGTTTATGATGAATTACAAGAATGGCTCTATGATTATGTACCTGCAGTAAAAATTGGTGATTATAACCGTGTATCTTCAGCACGAGATACGATAGAGAATTTCCAGTATTTAGATGGTGTTATTTTCTGGAATGTAACAAAGAGTGAATAG
- a CDS encoding acetoacetate--CoA ligase, with the protein MVQIKEGTLLWEPNQQWIQQANLKPYMNWLHEHKQLNFNDYHSLWKWSTSDIEAFWESIWQYFNIQAKHPYETILTTRKMPDAKWFPEATLNYTEHIFQDADWDDIAIIHASETKETTEVTWGQLYQDTIAMQQTFHQLGVKEGDRVAAYLPNIYEAVVAFLATASVGAIWSSAPPEFGKQSVIERFQQIQPKIMITVDGYIYGGKPFDRAQVIQDIQAALPSLEATIAIPYLNKQVNKNMFKNGILWEEVLKEKSVEQLTYHHVPFNAPLWILFSSGTTGKPKPIVHSQGGILLEHFKANTFHMDLKKGDRFFWYTTTGWMMWNFLVGALLTKSTIILYDGNPTYPKPDFLWEFAEKTKMTTFGTSAGFLMNCMKDESHPKEKYDLQALKCISSTGSPLPPEGFAWCYKHIKKDLWLASISGGTDVCTAFILGSPTLPVYAGELQCRGLGAKIESFSDENEPQTDAIGELVITEPIPCMPIYFWNDPDSVRLLDSYFTQCPGVWSHGDYLKITNRHTCVIYGRSDATINRGGVRIGTSEIYRAVDLIPEIKDSLIVDLPTENGGSFVPLFVVMQEGTKLTIDMKEKIKNTIRTEYSSRHVPSEIYEVKEIPMTLNGKKLEIPVKKILMGASIEKAVNKGSLANPQSLEFFVELSIKGNI; encoded by the coding sequence ATGGTTCAAATAAAAGAAGGAACATTATTATGGGAGCCAAATCAGCAATGGATACAACAAGCTAATCTTAAGCCTTATATGAATTGGCTTCATGAACATAAACAACTTAACTTTAATGATTATCATTCCCTGTGGAAATGGTCTACTTCAGACATCGAAGCTTTTTGGGAGTCTATTTGGCAATATTTTAACATTCAAGCAAAACATCCTTACGAAACTATCTTAACTACACGAAAAATGCCTGATGCGAAATGGTTTCCAGAGGCTACATTAAATTATACCGAGCATATCTTTCAAGATGCTGATTGGGACGATATTGCAATAATTCATGCATCTGAAACTAAAGAAACAACAGAGGTAACATGGGGACAGCTTTATCAAGATACGATTGCCATGCAACAAACCTTCCATCAATTAGGAGTAAAAGAGGGAGATCGTGTTGCTGCATATTTACCAAATATTTATGAAGCAGTTGTCGCATTTTTAGCAACAGCAAGTGTTGGTGCAATCTGGTCAAGTGCACCGCCTGAATTTGGTAAACAAAGTGTGATCGAACGTTTTCAACAAATTCAACCAAAAATAATGATTACTGTAGATGGGTATATCTATGGTGGGAAGCCCTTTGATCGCGCTCAAGTCATTCAGGATATCCAAGCAGCCTTACCTTCACTTGAAGCAACAATTGCTATTCCTTATTTAAATAAACAAGTAAATAAAAATATGTTTAAAAACGGAATCCTATGGGAAGAGGTTTTAAAAGAAAAATCTGTCGAACAATTAACTTATCATCATGTTCCCTTTAATGCTCCTTTATGGATTTTATTCTCTTCTGGAACAACTGGAAAGCCAAAACCAATTGTCCATAGTCAAGGGGGGATTTTATTAGAGCATTTTAAAGCAAATACATTTCATATGGATCTAAAAAAGGGAGACAGATTTTTCTGGTATACAACAACAGGCTGGATGATGTGGAATTTCCTAGTTGGAGCACTTCTTACAAAATCTACCATTATTTTATACGATGGAAACCCAACATATCCAAAACCTGATTTCCTATGGGAATTCGCAGAAAAGACAAAGATGACCACCTTTGGTACAAGTGCCGGCTTTTTAATGAACTGTATGAAAGACGAAAGTCACCCTAAGGAAAAATATGACCTTCAGGCATTAAAATGCATTAGTTCAACAGGTTCTCCACTTCCTCCTGAAGGATTTGCTTGGTGTTATAAGCATATCAAGAAGGATCTTTGGCTTGCTTCCATTAGTGGTGGAACGGATGTTTGTACCGCATTTATTCTTGGGTCTCCTACCCTACCAGTCTATGCTGGTGAATTACAATGCCGCGGGCTTGGAGCTAAGATCGAAAGTTTTTCCGATGAAAATGAACCACAGACGGATGCGATTGGCGAGCTTGTCATTACAGAGCCAATACCATGTATGCCGATTTATTTTTGGAATGATCCAGACAGCGTTCGCTTACTTGATAGTTATTTCACACAATGTCCAGGTGTTTGGTCACATGGCGACTATCTAAAAATCACTAATCGCCATACATGTGTCATTTATGGCCGCTCCGATGCCACTATCAATCGTGGCGGAGTCCGTATTGGAACAAGTGAAATTTATCGTGCTGTTGACCTTATTCCAGAAATCAAGGATAGCCTGATTGTCGATCTTCCCACTGAAAACGGTGGATCATTTGTCCCCTTATTCGTCGTTATGCAAGAGGGAACGAAATTAACAATCGATATGAAAGAAAAAATCAAAAACACTATCCGGACAGAATATTCATCACGTCATGTTCCTTCTGAAATTTATGAAGTGAAGGAAATACCCATGACTCTAAATGGAAAAAAATTGGAAATACCTGTGAAAAAAATCTTGATGGGTGCATCTATCGAAAAAGCAGTCAACAAAGGGTCTCTTGCTAACCCTCAATCATTGGAGTTTTTTGTCGAATTATCCATAAAAGGAAATATTTAG
- a CDS encoding amidohydrolase family protein has product MKVDYIISSNHMLTMKGKGVGYVQNGAVAVQGNKIIKVGIKDEILAAYQAETLIDAGNKLIMPGLIDAHIHTGLAMFRGVAQDMSHWMQKGLWPFKKHIDVKETKKGSLVNIIEGIKAGTTTFGDYDLHMNELVENYSKIGARAKVAETVNELPNNLGDNPVTDLYTFDPALGQEKYERALKLYHEWHLKDDGRINVMLGPQGPDMLSIELLKEVQNQAEKLDTLIHMHVAQGDRETLQMEKRYQKRSIPFLEELGMLNERLIAVHLTEATEEETIKIAKSGAKMTYCAGSIGIIDGIVTPVQTFIDAGGTACLGSDQAAGNNCNNMFNEMKFAAILNKVKYQDPRIFNATQALRMATIESAKVLGMENEIGSLEDGKKADIILVNLDTPAFFPVLNYPIRNIVPNLVYSANGSEVDLVMIDGKIIMNDREVLTVCEKTALTEAQAAAEKVVKLSTDDILKADSDILKMVKEGLL; this is encoded by the coding sequence TTGAAGGTAGATTACATCATTAGTAGTAATCATATGTTAACAATGAAAGGAAAAGGTGTTGGATACGTTCAGAATGGCGCAGTCGCAGTACAGGGAAATAAAATTATTAAAGTCGGCATAAAAGATGAAATACTTGCAGCTTATCAGGCAGAGACACTTATTGATGCTGGCAATAAATTAATAATGCCTGGGCTTATTGATGCTCATATCCACACTGGACTCGCTATGTTCAGAGGTGTTGCACAAGATATGTCACACTGGATGCAAAAGGGTTTATGGCCATTTAAAAAGCACATCGATGTGAAAGAAACGAAAAAAGGGTCTTTAGTAAATATCATTGAAGGAATTAAGGCTGGTACAACAACTTTTGGTGATTATGATCTCCACATGAATGAGCTTGTTGAAAACTATTCGAAAATCGGTGCCCGAGCAAAAGTAGCTGAAACAGTGAATGAGCTACCAAATAATCTAGGTGATAATCCTGTTACTGATCTGTATACATTTGATCCTGCACTCGGTCAGGAAAAATATGAAAGAGCTTTAAAACTTTATCATGAATGGCACCTGAAAGATGATGGTCGTATTAATGTAATGCTGGGTCCTCAAGGTCCAGATATGCTAAGCATCGAACTGCTAAAGGAGGTCCAAAACCAAGCAGAGAAATTAGATACATTAATACATATGCACGTAGCTCAAGGTGATAGGGAAACATTACAAATGGAAAAACGTTATCAAAAACGCTCCATTCCATTTTTAGAAGAGCTGGGTATGTTAAATGAACGATTAATTGCAGTCCACCTAACAGAAGCTACAGAAGAAGAAACGATAAAAATCGCAAAAAGTGGAGCGAAAATGACTTACTGTGCTGGAAGTATTGGGATTATTGATGGTATTGTAACTCCAGTGCAAACATTTATTGATGCTGGTGGTACAGCTTGCCTTGGCTCAGATCAAGCCGCTGGAAACAACTGTAATAATATGTTTAATGAAATGAAGTTTGCTGCCATTTTAAACAAAGTGAAATATCAAGATCCAAGAATTTTTAATGCAACACAGGCACTACGAATGGCAACAATTGAATCTGCTAAAGTATTAGGAATGGAAAATGAAATTGGTTCACTAGAGGATGGAAAGAAAGCAGATATTATTTTAGTAAATTTAGATACACCGGCATTTTTCCCAGTCTTAAATTATCCGATTCGAAATATTGTACCAAACCTCGTTTACTCTGCGAATGGTAGTGAAGTAGATCTTGTGATGATTGATGGGAAAATCATTATGAATGATCGAGAAGTTCTAACTGTTTGTGAGAAAACGGCACTAACAGAGGCTCAAGCCGCTGCTGAGAAAGTTGTTAAATTATCGACAGACGATATTTTAAAAGCGGATAGTGATATTTTAAAAATGGTTAAGGAAGGGCTACTGTAA
- a CDS encoding amidohydrolase family protein, with protein MNVDTLIINADLFTMQGEGVGYVDCGAVAIDKGRIIEVGSTEALQKEFNAEETIDATNMMVLPGFVDAHMHTYWAILRGVAQDTHNWMLRGVEPFRPYLTDENMTAGAKMNVLEGLATGTTTFCDYTFPALDSAKFFHEIGVRACVTGFVREVPKVLDKLEVGELYPFDPSFGEYTLNRNLELIEKWHGKDNNRIQALLGPQGPDFMSAEFMKKVKNLATEKDVKIHMHVAQSTRETEQILKRYNKRSIALLDELGFLDESLIAVHLTDATEEEVKLLVDRNVSMVVCSGSIGVIAGRVPPAYSFIKAGGNVGLGSDQASGNNCNQVINEMKLTALFNKVKYTDPEVIPAWKALRMGTIEGARAVGLGDEVGSLERGKKADIIFVDLGTRTMQPVIKKPMRNHVPNLVYSARGDEIRRVMVDGKTLFLNDEYLTVNEAEIMSDAQKFATELTDQVREEDFKNTKSYELMQNGKL; from the coding sequence TTGAATGTTGATACGTTAATTATCAATGCAGATTTATTTACGATGCAAGGAGAAGGGGTAGGCTATGTTGACTGTGGTGCAGTAGCGATTGATAAAGGAAGAATTATCGAAGTTGGATCAACAGAAGCATTACAAAAAGAGTTTAATGCCGAAGAAACGATTGATGCGACAAATATGATGGTTTTACCAGGTTTTGTCGATGCACATATGCATACATACTGGGCGATTCTACGCGGTGTGGCACAGGATACACATAACTGGATGCTAAGAGGAGTAGAGCCGTTTCGACCATATTTAACCGATGAAAATATGACTGCTGGAGCAAAAATGAATGTTTTGGAAGGATTAGCTACTGGAACAACTACATTTTGTGATTACACATTCCCGGCATTAGATTCGGCGAAATTCTTCCATGAAATTGGTGTTAGAGCTTGTGTTACTGGATTTGTTCGTGAAGTTCCAAAGGTATTAGATAAATTAGAAGTTGGTGAGCTATATCCTTTTGATCCTAGCTTTGGAGAATATACATTAAACCGAAATCTAGAGCTTATTGAAAAGTGGCATGGTAAAGATAATAACCGAATTCAAGCATTACTTGGACCTCAGGGGCCAGACTTTATGAGTGCTGAATTTATGAAAAAGGTTAAGAATCTAGCAACAGAAAAAGATGTAAAAATACATATGCATGTAGCACAATCCACTCGTGAAACAGAACAGATTCTGAAGCGATATAATAAGCGTTCGATTGCTTTACTTGATGAATTAGGATTCTTAGATGAATCATTAATTGCTGTCCATTTGACAGATGCAACAGAAGAAGAAGTGAAATTACTTGTAGATCGTAATGTCTCCATGGTTGTTTGTTCTGGTTCTATTGGAGTTATTGCAGGTAGAGTACCACCAGCCTATTCCTTTATTAAAGCAGGTGGAAATGTTGGTTTAGGTTCTGACCAAGCATCTGGTAATAACTGTAACCAAGTAATTAATGAAATGAAGTTAACAGCATTATTTAATAAAGTGAAATATACGGATCCTGAAGTAATCCCTGCTTGGAAGGCTTTAAGAATGGGAACGATTGAAGGTGCTCGTGCAGTAGGACTTGGGGATGAAGTTGGATCACTAGAAAGAGGTAAGAAAGCAGATATTATCTTTGTTGATCTAGGTACAAGAACGATGCAGCCTGTGATTAAAAAACCAATGCGAAATCATGTACCGAATCTAGTATATTCAGCTAGAGGAGACGAGATTAGAAGAGTCATGGTAGATGGAAAAACATTATTCTTAAATGATGAGTATTTAACGGTGAATGAAGCGGAAATCATGAGTGATGCCCAAAAGTTTGCTACAGAATTAACAGACCAAGTTCGAGAAGAAGATTTTAAGAATACTAAGAGCTATGAACTAATGCAAAATGGAAAATTATAA
- a CDS encoding ABC transporter substrate-binding protein, whose protein sequence is MKKQYLLLLATIFALFLIVAGCSSESEDDKDSTTDDSGETAENEDEQEEAKGGELRVALSAQPANLDQPMSTNTSTRDVSRLIFETLLTTNSKFEPVPMLAESYDISEDGLVYTFKLREGIKFHNGEEMDSEDVVASMERWLEVSTITGSIFENSKFEATDKYVVELTLQRPYGLAAETLASTKMAPAIMPKEIIENVSDAGVTEYIGTGPFKMEEWRTDQYIHLTKFEDYQALDEEPDGLAGKKEALVDDIYFEFVSDAATRLAGLQTGEYDVGYAFPFDNYEMLDADEETESILEGAGELVLIYNKSEGLASNFKMRQAINAALDIEKILLTAFTNEDLYVMSSSYMNRYIEKWVSEAGSEFWNINDPELAKELLEEAGYDGEEFILMTTRDYPHIYNAAVVVQEQLSNIGMNVSLEVYDWPTLADKQNKPGEWDAFVNGLTPVTTPPQLNHINPTYSRGVQSDEILDMMKQLEEAPTFEESREIWDEIQGYAWEHHLPVTNFGGYHSLYGARTNVSGFHTFHGGVFWNVSVDK, encoded by the coding sequence ATGAAAAAGCAATATTTATTATTGTTAGCTACTATTTTTGCCTTGTTTTTAATAGTAGCAGGTTGTAGCTCTGAATCAGAGGATGATAAAGATTCAACGACTGATGATTCAGGAGAAACAGCTGAAAATGAGGATGAGCAAGAAGAAGCAAAGGGAGGAGAATTACGAGTTGCATTATCTGCCCAACCTGCTAACCTCGATCAACCTATGTCAACAAATACATCAACTAGAGATGTATCTCGACTGATTTTTGAGACCCTACTTACTACTAACTCCAAATTCGAACCAGTACCAATGCTTGCAGAATCATATGATATCAGTGAGGATGGATTAGTTTATACATTCAAATTAAGAGAGGGCATTAAATTCCATAATGGAGAAGAAATGGATTCTGAAGATGTAGTTGCTTCAATGGAACGGTGGTTAGAGGTATCTACCATCACAGGTTCTATTTTTGAAAACTCAAAATTTGAAGCAACAGATAAATATGTAGTGGAATTAACATTGCAACGGCCTTATGGGCTAGCAGCTGAAACATTAGCTTCTACAAAAATGGCCCCTGCAATTATGCCAAAAGAAATAATTGAAAATGTATCTGATGCAGGTGTAACAGAATATATCGGTACAGGTCCATTTAAGATGGAAGAATGGAGAACAGATCAATATATTCATTTAACAAAATTTGAAGATTATCAGGCTTTAGATGAAGAGCCAGACGGTTTGGCAGGGAAGAAGGAAGCGCTAGTAGATGATATTTACTTCGAATTTGTTTCGGATGCAGCAACACGTTTAGCAGGATTACAAACAGGAGAATATGATGTTGGTTATGCATTTCCATTTGATAATTATGAAATGCTAGATGCTGATGAAGAAACAGAGTCTATATTAGAAGGAGCTGGAGAGCTTGTCCTAATTTATAACAAATCAGAAGGTTTAGCCTCTAATTTTAAAATGAGACAAGCAATTAATGCAGCTTTAGATATTGAAAAGATTTTACTAACGGCATTTACGAATGAAGATTTATATGTAATGAGTTCAAGCTATATGAATCGTTATATTGAGAAATGGGTTAGCGAAGCTGGATCAGAATTCTGGAATATTAATGATCCGGAATTAGCGAAAGAATTGCTAGAAGAAGCGGGATATGATGGGGAAGAGTTTATCCTAATGACAACAAGAGATTATCCGCATATTTATAATGCGGCAGTAGTTGTTCAAGAGCAATTATCAAACATTGGAATGAATGTAAGTTTAGAAGTGTATGATTGGCCGACATTAGCGGATAAACAAAATAAGCCAGGGGAGTGGGATGCATTTGTTAATGGATTAACACCTGTAACTACCCCTCCTCAGTTAAACCATATTAATCCAACCTATTCACGCGGGGTTCAAAGTGATGAAATTCTAGATATGATGAAACAGTTAGAAGAAGCACCAACTTTCGAAGAATCGAGAGAAATTTGGGATGAAATACAGGGATACGCTTGGGAGCATCATTTACCTGTTACCAACTTTGGTGGTTATCATTCCCTTTATGGGGCTAGAACAAATGTATCTGGATTCCATACATTCCATGGCGGAGTATTTTGGAATGTATCTGTTGATAAGTAA
- a CDS encoding mechanosensitive ion channel: protein MFDDLTFSFESMFDSLLMELPNVIKAILLLLLAWGIAVVAKAIIQKAFVKIGVGKALTKTNLFKDEPEAENLLNQIGKLVYILVFVLFLPSVFNALNMTEVSAPISNMMSQFLNYIPNILAAAIIIIIGVFVAKLVKELFKQFFNTVKLDKLFRKVNPNQVGEEQKAQTTLSTVLSNIIYIFVLIPFVTIGLEALNIASISNPIQSVLSDVLTAIPNIFVATVLIVVGYYIGKFLGNLLTNLLQGVGISQIFKSLGFGNTTEPKFDLAKALGTLVQIFIVLFFTVEALHIINLEVLNTIGHAVIQYLPFLLSALLILGVGLFLANLVGNWIKNNTNSPLSAILIKSVIIAFAIFMTLDQLHFATSIVNKAFLLILGGLMVAFAVSFGLGGREFAKNTLEKVQRNFEKKE, encoded by the coding sequence ATGTTTGATGATTTAACATTTAGTTTCGAAAGTATGTTTGACAGCTTATTAATGGAGCTGCCCAATGTTATTAAAGCAATCTTATTGTTGTTACTAGCCTGGGGTATTGCTGTAGTTGCTAAGGCTATTATTCAAAAAGCATTTGTTAAAATTGGTGTTGGGAAAGCATTAACTAAAACCAATTTATTTAAAGACGAGCCAGAAGCAGAGAACTTATTAAATCAAATAGGAAAGCTGGTTTATATTTTAGTTTTTGTCCTCTTCTTACCTTCCGTATTTAATGCATTAAATATGACAGAAGTGTCAGCCCCAATCTCGAATATGATGAGTCAATTTCTAAATTATATTCCGAACATCCTAGCTGCAGCTATTATTATTATCATTGGTGTGTTTGTTGCCAAGTTAGTAAAAGAGCTGTTTAAGCAATTTTTCAATACGGTAAAACTTGATAAATTATTTAGGAAAGTAAACCCTAATCAAGTAGGAGAAGAACAAAAAGCACAAACTACTTTATCTACTGTGCTGTCTAATATTATTTATATTTTTGTTTTAATTCCTTTCGTTACTATTGGATTAGAAGCATTGAATATTGCTAGTATCTCAAATCCAATTCAATCTGTTTTAAGTGATGTCCTAACAGCAATTCCAAATATTTTTGTTGCTACTGTATTAATCGTTGTTGGTTATTACATCGGGAAATTCTTGGGTAACTTACTAACAAATCTATTACAGGGTGTAGGGATTAGCCAAATCTTTAAATCTTTAGGTTTTGGAAATACTACTGAACCTAAATTTGATTTAGCAAAAGCCCTAGGTACACTTGTACAAATCTTCATTGTTTTATTCTTTACGGTGGAAGCACTACATATTATTAATTTAGAAGTATTGAACACGATTGGTCATGCGGTTATTCAATATCTACCATTCTTACTAAGCGCATTATTAATTTTAGGTGTCGGATTATTCCTAGCAAACTTAGTTGGCAATTGGATTAAAAATAATACAAATAGTCCGCTTTCCGCTATTTTAATCAAAAGTGTAATTATTGCATTTGCGATCTTTATGACGTTAGATCAGCTTCATTTCGCAACAAGTATTGTAAATAAAGCTTTCTTACTCATTCTTGGTGGTTTAATGGTTGCTTTTGCAGTTTCATTTGGCCTTGGTGGTCGTGAATTTGCCAAAAACACTTTAGAGAAAGTACAAAGGAATTTTGAGAAGAAAGAGTAA